A genomic segment from Ciconia boyciana chromosome 5, ASM3463844v1, whole genome shotgun sequence encodes:
- the HTRA2 gene encoding LOW QUALITY PROTEIN: serine protease HTRA2, mitochondrial (The sequence of the model RefSeq protein was modified relative to this genomic sequence to represent the inferred CDS: inserted 1 base in 1 codon) yields MAALARWARVPLRPGAARWCRALCGAADAPLPPPPPPPPPPPXAGGRALAAALGAGAAALVLLWAREGEGRRPALPALRAAVPAPPAPPPPPASPRAAFNFIADVVEKTAPALVYVEIVGRHPFSGRDVPISNGSGFLVSPDGLIVTNAHVVANRRRVRVKLASGEQYDAVVQDVDQVADIATIKIKPKHPLPTLPLGRSSEVRQGEFVVAMGSPFALQNTITSGIVSSAQRGSRELGLTTSDMEYIQTDAAIDFGNSGGPLVNLDGEVIGVNTMKVTSGISFAIPSDQLRKFLQKEEQRKSSWFGNTETKRRYIGVMMLTLTPSILAELKLRDPSFPDVSYGVLIHKVIIGSPAHQAGMKAGDVVLEINGQASRRAEDVYEAVRTQQNLALLVRRGYDTLLVSVVPEVTE; encoded by the exons ATGGCGGCGCTGGCGCGGTGGGCGCGGGTCCCGCTgcggccgggcgcggcgcgTTGGTGCCGGGCGCTGTGCGGGGCCGCCGAcgccccgctgcctccccctcccccccctccgccccctcccc ccgccgggggccgggcgctggcggcggcgctgggcgccggggcggcggcgctggtgctgctgtgggcCCGGGAGGGCGAGGGCCGCCggcccgcgctgcccgcgctgcGCGCCGCCgtgcccgccccgcccgccccgccgccgccgcccgcctcgccccgcgCCGCCTTCAACTTCATCGCCGACGTGGTGGAGAAGACGGCGCCCGCGCTGGTCTACGTGGAGATCGTGGGCAG GCATCCCTTTTCAGGCCGTGATGTGCCCATCTCCAACGGCTCGGGTTTCCTGGTGTCTCCGGATGGGCTCATTGTGACCAACGCTCACGTGGTGGCAAACCGGCGGCGCGTGCGGGTGAAGCTGGCCAGCGGCGAGCAGTACGATGCTGTGGTGCAGGACGTGGACCAGGTTGCAGACATCGCTACCATCAAGATCAAGCCTAAG CACCCActgcccaccctgccccttGGGCGCTCCTCCGAGGTGCGGCAGGGAGAGTTCGTGGTGGCCATGGGCAGCCCGTTCGCCCTACAGAACACCATCACCTCCGGCATCGTCAGCTCTGCCCAGCGGGGCAGCCGGGAGCTGGGCCTGACCACCTCTGACATGGAGTACATCCAGACCGATGCTGCTATCGAT tttGGGAACTCCGGGGGACCCCTCGTCAACTTG GATGGCGAAGTGATTGGGGTGAACACTATGAAGGTGACATCAGGCATCTCTTTTGCCATCCCCTCAGACCAGCTGCGGAAGTTCCTGCAAAAGGAGGAGCAGCGCAAAA GCTCTTGGTTTGGCAATACAGAGACAAAGCGCCGTTACATAGGGGTGATGATGCTGACTCTTACACCCAG CATCCTGGCTGAGCTGAAGCTGCGTGACCCCAGCTTCCCCGATGTCTCCTATGGAGTGCTAATCCACAAGGTGATCATTGGCTCCCCGGCCCATCA GGCAGGGATGAAGGCAGGTGACGTTGTGCTGGAGATCAACGGGCAGGCATCGCGCCGTGCAGAGGATGTGTACGAGGCAGTACGGACGCAGCAGAACCTGGCTTTGCTGGTGCGGCGTGGCTACGACACTTTGCTGGTGAGCGTGGTCCCCGAGGTCACGGAGTAG